One Colius striatus isolate bColStr4 chromosome 10, bColStr4.1.hap1, whole genome shotgun sequence genomic region harbors:
- the B3GALT2 gene encoding beta-1,3-galactosyltransferase 2 yields MLQWRRRHCCFVKMTWNTKRSLFRTHLIGLISLVFLFAMFLFFNHHDWLPSRAGFKENPMAYTIRGFRSTKSETNHSSVRNVWKEAVPQTLRPQTVINSNNTDLSPQGVTGLENTLSANGSIYNEKGTGHPTLYHFKYIINEPDKCQEKTPFLILLIAAEPGQVEARQAIRQTWGNESLTPGIHIVRIFLLGLSTKINGYIQRTILEESKQYHDIIQQEYLDTYYNLTIKTLMGMNWVASYCPHVPYVMKTDSDMFVNTEYLIHKLLKPELPPRHKYFTGYLMRGYAPNRNKDSKWYMPPDLYPSERYPVFCSGTGYVFSGDLAEKIFKVSLSIRRLHLEDVYVGICLAKLRIDPMPPPNEFVFNHWRVSYSSCKYSHLITSHQFQPSELIKYWNHLQQNKHNACANAAKEKAGRYRHRKLH; encoded by the coding sequence ATGCTTCAGTGGAGAAGACGACACTGCTGCTTTGTAAAGATGACCTGGAATACTAAAAGGTCTCTGTTTCGCACCCATCTCATTGGCCTGATCTCTCTCGTATTTCTTTTTGCTATGTTTCTGTTCTTTAATCATCATGACTGGCTGCCAAGCAGGGCTGGATTCAAAGAAAATCCCATGGCTTACACGATACGAGGATTTAGGTCTACAAAAAGCGAGACAAACCACAGCTCTGTAAGGAATGTGTGGAAAGAAGCCGTACCTCAGACGCTCAGGCCTCAAACAGTCATCAACTCCAACAACACGGATCTGTCACCGCAAGGGGTAACTGGATTGGAAAACACTCTCAGCGCCAATGGAAGTATTTACAATGAGAAAGGTACCGGGCATCCGACCTTATATCATTTCAAATACATCATCAACGAACCTGATAAGTGTCAGGAGAAGACCCCTTTTCTAATATTGCTCATagctgcagagccaggccagGTGGAAGCTAGACAAGCTATCCGGCAAACCTGGGGTAACGAAAGCCTGACACCTGGCATCCACATTGTTCGGATTTTTTTGCTGGGGTTAAGCACCAAGATAAATGGATATATCCAGCGTACCATACTAGAGGAAAGCAAACAGTACCATGACATCATTCAACAAGAATACTTAGACACCTACTATAATTTAACTATTAAAACTCTGATGGGAATGAACTGGGTTGCATCTTACTGTCCACATGTTCCGTATGTTATGAAAACTGACAGCGACATGTTTGTCAATACTGAATATTTAATACACAAGCTTCTGAAACCAGAACTTCCTCCAAGGCACAAGTATTTTACAGGTTATCTAATGAGAGGATATGCACCTAACAGGAACAAGGATAGTAAGTGGTATATGCCACCTGATTTGTATCCAAGTGAACGTTACCCTGTATTCTGCTCTGGAACTGGTTACGTTTTTTCTGGAGATTTAGCagaaaaaatctttaaagtCTCCTTAAGCATCAGACGTTTACATTTAGAGGATGTATACGTGGGGATCTGTCTTGCCAAGCTGCGAATTGACCCCATGCCTCCACCCAATGAGTTTGTCTTCAATCACTGGCGAGTTTCTTACTCCAGCTGTAAATATAGCCACCTAATTACCTCCCATCAGTTCCAACCTAGTGAACTGATCAAATACTGGAACCACTTACAACAAAATAAGCACAATGCCTGTGCCAATGCcgcaaaagaaaaagcaggcaGGTATCGCCATCGTAAACTGCACTAG